In the genome of Nocardioides marmoribigeumensis, one region contains:
- a CDS encoding ABC transporter ATP-binding protein, producing the protein MMNNAVEVTGLVVRRGHREVLHDLSVGVPAGQVTGLLGPSGSGKSTLIRAVVGVQVVESGTVTVLGEPAGSPALRSRVGYVTQAPSVYDDLTVRANTRYFARLLHRDRRAAEEAAETAIGRVDLGSHADDLVGNLSGGQQSRVSLAAALVGEPDLLVLDEPTVGLDPVLRRDLWRLFHELADTGTTLLVSSHVMDEAARCDRLLLLREGRILADDTPDGLLRATGERDAEAAFLHLIDSAADNAADNAATGTGTGTGTERTSR; encoded by the coding sequence ATGATGAATAACGCGGTCGAGGTCACCGGGCTCGTCGTACGACGGGGGCACCGCGAGGTGCTCCACGACCTGTCCGTCGGCGTCCCCGCCGGCCAGGTCACCGGTCTGCTCGGCCCGAGCGGCTCGGGCAAGTCGACCCTCATCCGGGCGGTCGTCGGGGTGCAGGTCGTGGAGTCCGGGACGGTCACGGTCCTCGGGGAGCCCGCCGGCTCGCCCGCCCTGCGCAGCCGCGTCGGCTACGTCACCCAGGCCCCGAGCGTGTACGACGACCTGACCGTCCGCGCCAACACGCGCTACTTCGCGCGGCTCCTGCACCGCGACCGCCGGGCCGCGGAGGAGGCGGCCGAGACCGCGATCGGGCGCGTCGACCTCGGCTCCCACGCCGACGACCTGGTCGGCAACCTCTCCGGCGGCCAGCAGTCGCGGGTGAGCCTGGCCGCGGCGCTGGTCGGCGAGCCGGACCTGCTCGTGCTCGACGAGCCGACGGTCGGGCTCGACCCGGTCCTGCGGCGCGACCTGTGGCGGCTCTTCCACGAGCTCGCCGACACCGGCACGACGCTGCTGGTCTCCAGCCACGTGATGGACGAGGCGGCGCGCTGCGACCGGCTCCTGCTGCTGCGCGAGGGGCGCATCCTCGCCGACGACACCCCCGACGGGCTCCTGCGCGCCACCGGCGAGCGGGACGCCGAGGCCGCCTTCCTGCACCTGATCGACAGCGCCGCCGACAACGCCGCCGACAACGCCGCCACCGGCACCGGCACCGGCACCGGCACCGAGAGGACCTCCCGATGA
- a CDS encoding ABC transporter permease has translation MSTATLDLHRSTVTAGRVLAQLRGDHRTVALMLVVPCVLNGLVAWIYDGTPVFDRIGSSLVGVFPMVVMFIVTSIATLRERQSGTLERLLTTPLGKGDLILGYALAFGGVVVVQSLLVSGLSVGLFGLDVAGPLWLLLVVALLAGLLGTSLGLLASGFARTEFQAVQFMPAFVLPQFLLCGLLTPREDMPGPLAVLSDVLPLSYIVDATKEVGTSASPDVAVPLLVIAGFVVAALALGSATLRRRTA, from the coding sequence ATGAGCACCGCGACCCTCGACCTGCACCGCTCGACCGTCACCGCCGGCCGGGTCCTGGCCCAGCTGCGGGGCGACCACCGCACGGTCGCGCTCATGCTCGTCGTGCCGTGCGTGCTCAACGGCCTGGTCGCCTGGATCTACGACGGCACCCCGGTCTTCGACCGGATCGGGTCGTCGCTGGTGGGCGTCTTCCCCATGGTCGTGATGTTCATCGTCACCAGCATCGCGACGCTGCGCGAGCGGCAGTCGGGCACACTCGAGCGGCTGCTCACCACACCGCTCGGCAAGGGCGACCTGATCCTCGGCTACGCCCTGGCGTTCGGCGGGGTCGTGGTCGTCCAGTCCCTGCTCGTCTCCGGGCTGTCGGTCGGGCTGTTCGGCCTCGACGTCGCGGGCCCGCTCTGGCTGCTGCTAGTGGTCGCCCTCCTCGCCGGCCTGCTGGGCACGAGCCTCGGCCTGCTCGCCAGCGGGTTCGCGCGCACGGAGTTCCAGGCGGTGCAGTTCATGCCGGCGTTCGTGCTGCCGCAGTTCCTGCTGTGCGGGCTGCTCACCCCGCGCGAGGACATGCCGGGCCCGCTCGCCGTGCTGTCCGACGTGCTGCCGCTGAGCTACATCGTCGACGCGACCAAGGAGGTGGGCACGAGCGCGAGCCCGGACGTGGCCGTCCCGCTGCTCGTGATCGCGGGCTTCGTCGTCGCGGCGCTCGCCCTCGGGTCGGCCACGCTGCGTCGCCGTACGGCGTGA
- the lpdA gene encoding dihydrolipoyl dehydrogenase yields the protein MTHVDVLVLGAGPGGYVAAIRAAQLGRSVAVVEKQYWGGVCLNVGCIPSKALLKSAELAHTLTREKAAFGIEGDATMAWAPTHARSRQVSDAIVKGVHFLMKKNKIAEVHGWGTLTGPQAVSVALEDGTTADYTCDDLIIATGATVRTVPGVELNGTSIVSYEEMILADTLPSSVVIGGSGAIGVELAYVLANFGVEVILVEYLDRMVPTEDAEVSKELSRHYRRLGVKVLTSTAVLGVEDTGSGVSVRVAPAGGGEEQVLHADRFLAAFGFAPRVEGYGLEATGVALTETGAIEVDEHCRTSVEGVYAIGDVTARLMLAHVAEAMGIVAAEHLCGQDPRPVDYDFVPRATYCQPQIGSFGYTAQQARDRGHEVTTASFPFAANGKAKGLGEAVGFVKVVADADHRILGAHMIGPDVTELLPALTLAQTLGLTAEDVSRNVFAHPTLSEAVKEAIHGITGHMINL from the coding sequence ATGACCCACGTCGACGTCCTGGTGCTCGGCGCCGGCCCCGGAGGCTACGTCGCCGCGATCCGTGCCGCCCAGCTGGGCCGGTCCGTGGCCGTGGTCGAGAAGCAGTACTGGGGAGGCGTCTGCCTCAACGTCGGCTGCATCCCCTCCAAGGCGCTGCTCAAGAGCGCCGAGCTGGCGCACACCCTGACCCGGGAGAAGGCGGCCTTCGGCATCGAGGGCGACGCGACGATGGCCTGGGCGCCCACGCACGCACGGTCGCGTCAGGTCAGCGACGCCATCGTCAAGGGCGTCCACTTCCTGATGAAGAAGAACAAGATCGCCGAGGTCCACGGCTGGGGCACCCTGACCGGCCCCCAGGCGGTCTCGGTCGCGCTCGAGGACGGGACGACCGCGGACTACACGTGCGACGACCTGATCATCGCCACCGGGGCGACCGTGCGCACGGTCCCGGGCGTCGAGCTCAACGGCACGAGTATCGTGAGCTACGAGGAGATGATCCTCGCCGACACGCTGCCGTCATCCGTCGTCATCGGCGGGTCGGGGGCGATCGGCGTGGAGCTGGCCTACGTGCTGGCGAACTTCGGCGTCGAGGTGATCCTCGTGGAGTACCTCGACCGGATGGTGCCCACCGAGGACGCGGAGGTCTCCAAGGAGCTCTCGCGGCACTACCGCCGGCTCGGCGTCAAGGTCCTGACCTCGACCGCGGTCCTGGGTGTCGAGGACACCGGCTCAGGTGTGAGCGTGCGCGTCGCCCCGGCCGGGGGCGGGGAGGAGCAGGTTCTCCACGCCGACCGGTTCCTGGCGGCCTTCGGCTTCGCCCCGCGCGTCGAGGGTTACGGGCTCGAGGCGACCGGCGTCGCCCTGACCGAGACCGGAGCGATCGAGGTCGACGAGCACTGCCGCACGAGCGTCGAGGGGGTCTATGCCATCGGCGACGTCACCGCCAGGTTGATGCTCGCCCACGTCGCCGAGGCGATGGGCATCGTCGCGGCCGAGCACCTGTGCGGGCAGGACCCCCGTCCGGTGGACTACGACTTCGTCCCGCGCGCCACGTACTGCCAGCCGCAGATCGGGTCGTTCGGCTACACCGCGCAGCAGGCCAGGGACCGTGGGCACGAGGTCACGACCGCGTCCTTCCCGTTCGCGGCCAACGGCAAGGCCAAGGGCCTGGGTGAGGCCGTGGGGTTCGTCAAGGTCGTCGCCGATGCCGACCACCGGATCCTCGGGGCCCACATGATCGGCCCGGACGTCACCGAGCTCCTGCCGGCACTGACCCTCGCCCAGACCCTCGGCCTGACCGCCGAGGACGTGAGCCGCAACGTGTTCGCCCACCCGACGCTGTCCGAGGCCGTCAAGGAGGCGATCCACGGGATCACCGGGCACATGATCAACCTCTAG
- a CDS encoding NAD-dependent succinate-semialdehyde dehydrogenase, with amino-acid sequence MNESSLLSSLNTGLFVGGEWREGSDGKQIDVEDPATGKVLTSIADATVEDGVAALDAAVAVQAEWAATPPRERAELLRSAFELINERADELALLMTLEMGKPLAQSKGEVTYGNEFFRWFSEEVVRIHGRYSVSPDGSSRLLTMKQPVGPTLMITPWNFPLAMGTRKIGPAIAAGCTMVVKPASQTPLTMLRLAQVLEEVGVPKGVLNVVPTSRTGDVMGRLISDPRLRKLTFTGSTGVGKKLVEQSAEQLLRVSMELGGNAPFLVFPDADLDKAVDGAMLAKMRNMGEACTAANRFLVHEDVADEFARRFGERMAAEKVGRGTDEGVTVGPLIDQKAKDKVSELVDDATSRGASVVTGGRATGEAGYFYEPTVLTDVPADADLVHEEIFGPVAPITTFSDEDKALRLANDTEYGLVAYVFTTDLGRMIRVSEGLQSGMVAVNQGIISNAAAPFGGVKHSGFGREGGFEGIEEYLSVKYVGIAP; translated from the coding sequence ATGAACGAGAGCTCCCTGCTGTCCTCCCTCAACACCGGCCTCTTCGTGGGCGGCGAGTGGCGAGAGGGGTCCGACGGCAAGCAGATCGACGTCGAGGACCCCGCGACCGGCAAGGTGCTCACGAGCATCGCCGACGCGACCGTCGAGGACGGCGTGGCCGCGCTCGACGCCGCCGTCGCGGTGCAGGCCGAGTGGGCCGCCACCCCGCCCCGCGAGCGGGCCGAGCTGCTGCGCTCGGCGTTCGAGCTGATCAACGAGCGCGCCGACGAGCTCGCCCTGCTGATGACCCTCGAGATGGGCAAGCCGCTGGCGCAGTCGAAGGGCGAGGTCACCTACGGCAACGAGTTCTTCCGCTGGTTCTCCGAGGAGGTCGTGCGCATCCACGGCCGCTACTCCGTCTCGCCCGACGGCAGCTCGCGGCTGCTGACGATGAAGCAGCCGGTCGGCCCGACCCTGATGATCACGCCGTGGAACTTCCCGCTGGCGATGGGCACCCGCAAGATCGGCCCGGCCATCGCGGCCGGCTGCACGATGGTGGTCAAGCCGGCCTCGCAGACCCCCCTCACGATGCTCCGCCTGGCCCAGGTGCTCGAGGAGGTGGGCGTTCCCAAGGGCGTGCTCAACGTCGTACCCACCTCCCGCACCGGTGACGTGATGGGCCGCCTCATCTCCGACCCCCGCCTGCGCAAGCTGACCTTCACCGGCTCGACCGGGGTCGGCAAGAAGCTGGTCGAGCAGTCCGCCGAGCAGCTGCTGCGCGTCTCGATGGAGCTGGGCGGCAACGCGCCGTTCCTGGTCTTCCCCGACGCCGACCTCGACAAGGCCGTCGACGGCGCGATGCTGGCCAAGATGCGCAACATGGGCGAGGCCTGCACCGCCGCCAACCGCTTCCTGGTCCACGAGGACGTCGCCGACGAGTTCGCGCGCCGGTTCGGCGAGCGCATGGCCGCCGAGAAGGTCGGCCGCGGCACCGACGAAGGCGTGACCGTCGGCCCGCTGATCGACCAGAAGGCCAAGGACAAGGTCAGCGAGCTGGTCGACGACGCCACCTCCCGCGGCGCCTCGGTCGTCACCGGCGGCCGCGCCACCGGCGAGGCCGGCTACTTCTACGAGCCGACCGTGCTCACCGACGTTCCCGCCGACGCCGACCTGGTGCACGAGGAGATCTTCGGCCCGGTCGCGCCGATCACGACGTTCTCCGACGAGGACAAGGCGCTCCGGCTCGCCAACGACACGGAGTACGGCCTGGTCGCCTACGTCTTCACCACCGACCTCGGCCGCATGATCCGCGTGAGCGAGGGGCTCCAGAGCGGGATGGTCGCGGTCAACCAGGGCATCATCTCCAACGCCGCCGCCCCCTTCGGCGGGGTCAAGCACTCCGGCTTCGGCCGCGAGGGCGGCTTCGAGGGGATCGAGGAGTACCTCTCGGTGAAGTACGTCGGCATCGCGCCGTAG
- a CDS encoding sigma-70 family RNA polymerase sigma factor, translating to MSAEQAALGRFVDEQGAALQRFAWLLTRDPERAADLTQTVLLRLARRGVADLADPATYARRALVNEHRSQGRTTGARVRALARLGAGPHAPGPDPAHASGERDAIWRALAALSDRQRAAVVLRYYEDLPDERIGEVLGCRPATVRSLVARAMPVLREALRSPTSERTSRDRPR from the coding sequence GTGAGTGCCGAGCAGGCCGCCCTGGGGCGGTTCGTGGACGAGCAGGGAGCCGCGTTGCAGCGGTTCGCCTGGCTGCTCACCCGCGACCCCGAGCGGGCGGCGGACCTCACCCAGACCGTGCTGCTGCGGCTGGCGAGGCGTGGGGTGGCCGACCTCGCCGACCCGGCGACGTACGCCCGGCGCGCGCTGGTCAACGAGCACCGGAGCCAGGGACGTACGACGGGCGCGCGCGTGCGCGCCCTCGCCCGGCTCGGCGCGGGGCCCCACGCGCCCGGCCCGGACCCGGCGCACGCGAGCGGGGAGCGGGACGCGATCTGGCGGGCGCTGGCCGCCCTGAGCGACCGACAGCGGGCCGCGGTGGTCCTGCGCTATTACGAGGACCTGCCTGACGAGCGGATCGGCGAGGTGCTCGGCTGCCGGCCGGCGACGGTCCGCAGCCTGGTGGCCAGGGCGATGCCCGTGCTGCGCGAGGCGTTGAGGAGCCCGACGAGCGAGAGGACGAGCCGTGACCGACCTCGATGA
- a CDS encoding SDR family NAD(P)-dependent oxidoreductase: MAEVPLPASADLRGQVAIVTGGAGALGTDIGHRLRDLGADVALLDVVEPSATLYDRGGGSGGGRLRGFTADLCDEHQVAEAIARILAWRGRVDVLVNNAGIFRGVPRVPFWEIDVATWDRVMETNARSVFLCSRAVAPLMCRARRGRIVNITSNTAAFGMANYLHYVASKAAIVGMTRTMARELGPYGVAVNAVAPGLVHTASALAELDRSVFEQAVAGQCLRTAIEGEDVAATVAFLSGAQARMITGQTLAVNAGATMGAF, encoded by the coding sequence GTGGCCGAGGTCCCCCTGCCGGCGAGTGCGGACCTGCGCGGCCAGGTCGCGATCGTGACCGGCGGCGCCGGCGCCCTCGGCACCGACATCGGGCACCGCCTGCGCGACCTGGGCGCGGACGTGGCCCTGCTCGACGTGGTCGAGCCGAGCGCGACGCTTTACGACCGCGGCGGTGGCAGCGGCGGCGGGCGCCTGCGTGGCTTCACCGCCGACCTGTGCGACGAGCACCAGGTCGCCGAGGCGATCGCACGCATCCTGGCGTGGCGCGGGCGAGTCGACGTCCTGGTCAACAACGCCGGGATCTTCCGCGGGGTGCCGCGCGTGCCGTTCTGGGAGATCGACGTCGCGACCTGGGACCGGGTGATGGAGACCAACGCCCGCTCGGTGTTCCTGTGCAGCCGCGCGGTGGCGCCGCTGATGTGCCGCGCGCGACGAGGACGGATCGTCAACATCACCTCCAACACCGCCGCGTTCGGGATGGCGAACTACCTGCACTACGTCGCCTCCAAGGCTGCGATCGTCGGCATGACGCGGACCATGGCGCGTGAGCTCGGGCCCTACGGGGTCGCGGTCAACGCCGTGGCCCCCGGCCTGGTGCACACCGCGAGCGCCCTGGCCGAGCTCGACCGGTCCGTCTTCGAGCAAGCCGTCGCCGGCCAATGCCTGCGCACGGCCATCGAGGGCGAGGACGTCGCCGCCACGGTCGCGTTCCTCAGCGGTGCGCAGGCCCGGATGATCACCGGCCAGACCCTCGCGGTGAACGCCGGCGCGACCATGGGTGCGTTCTGA
- the lipA gene encoding lipoyl synthase — protein sequence MTAVAPGGRRLLRLEVRNAAVPIERKPEWIRTRARMGPEYTALQQLVKSEGLHTVCQEAGCPNIYECWEDREATFLIGGDQCTRRCDFCQIDTGKPQPLDRDEPRRVAESVQTMQLKYATITGVARDDLPDGGAWLYAETVRAIHDLNPETGVENLIPDFNGRPELLTEVFESRPEVLAHNVETVPRIFKRIRPAFGYDRSLDVLTQARAFGLVTKSNLILGMGETREEVSQALADLHDAGCELVTITQYLRPSPRHHPVERWVRPEEFVELATEAEEIGFAGVLSGPLVRSSYRAGRLYQQAMDRRTTSGALA from the coding sequence GTGACAGCCGTCGCCCCGGGGGGGCGCAGGCTGCTGCGGCTGGAGGTCCGCAACGCTGCTGTCCCGATCGAGAGGAAGCCGGAGTGGATCAGGACCCGCGCCCGGATGGGCCCGGAGTACACCGCGCTGCAGCAGCTGGTGAAGTCCGAGGGACTGCACACCGTGTGCCAGGAAGCCGGCTGCCCCAACATCTACGAGTGCTGGGAGGACCGCGAGGCCACCTTCCTCATCGGCGGCGACCAGTGCACCCGACGCTGCGACTTCTGCCAGATCGACACCGGCAAGCCCCAGCCCCTCGACCGTGACGAGCCCCGCCGCGTCGCGGAGTCGGTGCAGACGATGCAGCTCAAGTACGCCACCATCACCGGCGTCGCCCGCGACGACCTGCCCGACGGCGGCGCCTGGCTCTACGCCGAGACCGTCCGCGCGATCCACGACCTCAACCCCGAGACCGGGGTGGAGAACCTGATCCCCGACTTCAACGGCCGCCCCGAGCTCCTGACCGAGGTCTTCGAGTCCCGCCCCGAGGTCCTGGCCCACAACGTCGAGACCGTCCCGCGGATCTTCAAGCGCATCCGCCCCGCGTTCGGCTACGACCGCTCCCTGGACGTGCTGACCCAGGCCCGCGCGTTCGGCCTGGTCACCAAGTCCAACCTCATCCTCGGCATGGGCGAGACCCGAGAGGAGGTCTCCCAGGCCCTGGCCGACCTCCACGACGCCGGGTGCGAGCTGGTCACGATCACCCAGTACCTGCGCCCCTCCCCCCGCCACCACCCCGTAGAGCGGTGGGTCCGGCCCGAGGAGTTCGTCGAGCTCGCCACCGAGGCCGAGGAGATCGGCTTCGCCGGCGTCCTGTCCGGCCCGCTCGTGCGCTCGTCGTACCGCGCGGGACGGCTCTACCAGCAGGCCATGGACCGCCGCACCACGTCAGGAGCCCTCGCATGA
- a CDS encoding TetR/AcrR family transcriptional regulator, which produces MTERVRRRGRRPAGEDTRATILEAAREEFALKGYAATSLRAVARRAGVDPALVHHYFDGKDDLFTATLDAPANPAALVGGILTESGSLEGVGERVVATFLGLWDDADAQDRLRGLLRNALEHEAALQAFREYLTADVLGRLGVLMPEAEAPLRTGLVGSQLIGLAVARYVVRLPGIADADPAALATAVGPTLQRYLSGPVH; this is translated from the coding sequence GTGACGGAGCGCGTACGACGGCGGGGGCGGAGGCCCGCCGGCGAGGACACCCGGGCGACGATCCTCGAGGCGGCCCGGGAGGAGTTCGCGCTCAAGGGGTACGCCGCGACGTCGCTGCGCGCGGTCGCCCGGCGGGCGGGGGTCGACCCGGCCCTGGTGCACCACTACTTCGACGGCAAGGACGACCTGTTCACCGCCACGCTCGACGCGCCGGCCAACCCGGCGGCCCTGGTCGGCGGGATCCTCACCGAGTCCGGGTCGCTCGAGGGGGTCGGTGAGCGCGTGGTCGCGACGTTCCTCGGGCTGTGGGACGACGCCGACGCGCAGGACCGCCTGCGGGGGCTGCTGCGCAACGCCCTGGAGCACGAGGCCGCGCTGCAGGCGTTCCGCGAGTACCTCACCGCCGACGTCCTCGGCCGCCTCGGCGTCCTCATGCCCGAGGCGGAGGCTCCCCTGCGCACGGGGCTCGTCGGCTCGCAGCTGATCGGGCTGGCGGTCGCGCGCTACGTCGTCCGGCTCCCCGGGATCGCCGACGCCGACCCGGCGGCGCTGGCGACGGCGGTCGGTCCCACGCTCCAGCGCTACCTCTCCGGTCCGGTCCACTGA